A window of Deltaproteobacteria bacterium HGW-Deltaproteobacteria-2 contains these coding sequences:
- a CDS encoding acyltransferase — protein sequence MGYRGEIDGLRAIAVLAVIFFHAGFKVFEGGFVGVDVFFVISGYLITTIILADMNEGKFSIAKFYERRARRILPALFLVMLCCLPFAWLWLLPNHFKDFCKSLTSISTFSSNILFMKESGYFATQAELKPLLHAWSLSVEEQYYILFPLFLIALWKLRKRWIFGSLLAIAVVSLIAAQWGTYHKPWETFYSLLTRGWELAIGALIAFYFLYKKEQGEFISSNKVASEALGLFGLVLICYSVFAFDKSTPFPGLYALVPTIGTALIIAFSTSATIAGRFLSTRILVGLGLISYSAYLWHHPLFVFARHRSLTEPGTVLLLVLTVLSFVLAYCSWRFVEKPFRNKNAISRKTVFKFAVAGSVVFIAIGITGEINNGFNKRTNGRGIVLADLSKKITINHGLSHDCDEKFTLSKNCRTNDEPEILVWGDSYASHLVQGILASNPQAKIIQMTKSSCGPFFDIAPVSYRNTVNEAKDCVDFNNSVRDWLKSNNTVKYAAISAALSGYLGNNKNQLLIKDKVYDVNKKLFTEYFVKTLDELKNMGITPVIFSPIPQNGKNIGECLVRMEFFGGDLNTCGFKIDEKTETSKKIHEFLKNISKNNKVVFLDDGICSNGMCKAYIDNTYIFVDKTHFSQSGSALVGRKMDFYDLIVGNK from the coding sequence ATGGGATATCGTGGAGAAATTGATGGTCTAAGAGCTATTGCGGTTCTTGCAGTAATTTTCTTTCATGCCGGGTTTAAAGTGTTTGAAGGCGGTTTTGTCGGCGTCGATGTGTTTTTCGTTATCAGTGGTTATTTGATAACGACGATTATTCTTGCCGATATGAATGAAGGAAAGTTTTCAATTGCTAAATTTTACGAAAGAAGAGCGAGGCGCATTTTACCGGCATTATTTTTAGTGATGCTCTGTTGCCTGCCATTTGCCTGGTTGTGGCTCCTGCCAAATCATTTTAAAGACTTTTGTAAAAGTCTTACCTCTATTTCAACTTTTTCATCAAACATACTGTTCATGAAAGAAAGCGGTTATTTCGCAACCCAAGCGGAATTGAAACCATTGCTTCATGCCTGGAGTTTATCCGTTGAAGAACAGTATTATATATTATTCCCTCTTTTTTTAATTGCACTATGGAAATTACGCAAACGATGGATCTTCGGATCGCTGCTGGCTATTGCCGTTGTCAGCTTAATTGCAGCGCAATGGGGCACTTATCATAAACCGTGGGAAACTTTCTACTCTCTGCTCACGCGTGGTTGGGAGTTAGCCATAGGAGCACTTATTGCTTTTTACTTTTTGTATAAGAAAGAGCAGGGTGAGTTTATATCATCGAACAAAGTTGCGAGCGAAGCGCTTGGCTTGTTCGGGTTAGTTCTCATTTGTTATTCCGTCTTCGCGTTTGATAAATCTACTCCTTTTCCCGGTCTTTATGCGCTTGTTCCAACTATCGGCACGGCATTAATCATCGCATTTTCGACATCCGCTACTATTGCGGGCCGTTTTCTTTCTACAAGGATATTGGTTGGCCTCGGATTGATAAGTTACAGCGCTTATTTATGGCATCATCCACTTTTCGTGTTTGCGCGTCATAGAAGTTTAACCGAACCGGGCACAGTTCTGCTTCTTGTTTTGACGGTTCTATCATTTGTGCTTGCTTATTGCAGCTGGCGCTTTGTTGAAAAACCGTTTAGAAATAAAAATGCCATCAGCAGAAAAACAGTCTTTAAATTTGCTGTTGCCGGTTCGGTGGTTTTTATCGCTATTGGCATTACTGGTGAGATTAACAATGGATTTAATAAAAGAACGAATGGCAGAGGGATAGTATTAGCTGACTTGTCCAAAAAAATAACCATCAATCACGGGCTCAGTCATGATTGTGATGAAAAATTTACATTATCGAAGAATTGCAGGACAAATGACGAACCGGAAATATTAGTGTGGGGTGATTCTTACGCTTCGCATCTGGTTCAAGGTATTTTAGCATCCAATCCGCAAGCTAAAATTATCCAAATGACCAAAAGTTCGTGTGGACCGTTCTTTGATATCGCGCCAGTCTCCTATAGAAATACGGTTAATGAGGCTAAGGATTGCGTGGATTTCAATAACAGTGTACGTGACTGGCTTAAATCAAATAATACGGTTAAATATGCCGCCATTTCGGCTGCTTTATCAGGATACTTGGGAAATAATAAAAATCAATTATTGATCAAAGACAAGGTTTATGATGTAAATAAAAAATTATTCACCGAGTATTTTGTTAAAACACTGGACGAATTAAAGAATATGGGAATAACACCTGTAATATTTTCTCCTATTCCTCAAAATGGCAAAAATATCGGTGAATGCCTTGTTCGGATGGAATTCTTTGGCGGTGATTTAAATACTTGCGGTTTTAAAATTGATGAAAAAACTGAAACATCGAAAAAAATACACGAATTCCTGAAAAATATCTCAAAGAATAATAAAGTTGTTTTTCTTGATGATGGTATTTGTTCCAATGGCATGTGTAAAGCGTACATCGATAATACATATATTTTTGTAGATAAAACACATTTTTCTCAAAGTGGTTCGGCACTAGTCGGTAGAAAAATGGACTTCTACGACTTGATAGTTGGAAATAAATAG
- a CDS encoding ABC transporter substrate-binding protein yields MIHFQKDLHFAALFLSTLLFIVFTMNGCQPQKQSGPPEKITIAYSTAGNAILINVAFAKDYLREEGLDATPQPHAFGKPALLSVIDGKADIATVGDTPIVFAVMGGKKITTLAVIQTSNRNETIVARRDKGIAKPSDLKGKKIGLTLETTGHFFADAFLQLHNIGRKQVKIVDLKPDEMAHALDTGKVDAVSTWNPTVMQLKNKLGSNGIMFFGESLYTENFCVVAGQEYVKNNPTAIKKVLRALIKAEAFVHEHPEESRRLVVESLKVDKVILDEIWDIFTFRVALDQALLVDFEDQTRWAIKNRLAACRDMPNYLDFIYIDGLLAVKPDAVRIIR; encoded by the coding sequence ATGATCCATTTCCAGAAAGACTTACATTTTGCCGCTCTTTTTCTTAGCACACTTCTATTTATCGTATTTACCATGAATGGCTGTCAGCCGCAGAAACAATCCGGACCCCCGGAAAAAATTACCATAGCTTATTCAACTGCCGGCAACGCAATTCTCATTAACGTTGCCTTCGCGAAGGATTACCTTCGGGAAGAAGGTCTGGATGCAACGCCGCAGCCTCATGCCTTCGGGAAACCGGCTCTCCTGTCTGTGATTGATGGCAAGGCGGATATCGCTACAGTGGGAGATACACCAATAGTGTTCGCCGTCATGGGCGGCAAGAAAATCACTACCCTGGCAGTAATCCAGACTTCCAACAGAAATGAAACCATCGTGGCCAGAAGGGACAAAGGAATTGCCAAACCTTCCGACCTAAAAGGGAAAAAAATCGGCCTTACACTGGAAACAACGGGGCATTTCTTTGCGGATGCTTTTCTGCAACTCCACAATATCGGCAGAAAGCAGGTCAAAATTGTTGACCTGAAGCCCGACGAAATGGCCCATGCTCTCGACACTGGAAAGGTGGATGCCGTCTCCACATGGAATCCTACCGTGATGCAACTGAAGAATAAATTGGGAAGCAATGGGATAATGTTTTTCGGTGAATCACTCTACACCGAGAACTTCTGCGTTGTGGCCGGACAGGAGTATGTAAAGAATAATCCCACGGCGATAAAAAAAGTTCTGCGGGCACTGATTAAGGCCGAAGCATTTGTGCATGAGCATCCCGAAGAATCGCGCCGACTCGTAGTCGAATCTCTCAAGGTTGATAAAGTAATTCTTGATGAAATATGGGACATTTTCACATTCAGGGTCGCGCTGGATCAGGCATTGCTGGTGGACTTTGAAGACCAGACGCGATGGGCAATAAAAAATAGATTAGCAGCATGCCGCGATATGCCCAACTATCTTGATTTCATTTATATCGATGGGCTTTTGGCAGTCAAGCCGGATGCGGTGAGGATCATTCGTTGA